A single window of Pseudarthrobacter defluvii DNA harbors:
- the hisC gene encoding histidinol-phosphate transaminase: MSPELLLAEPETALPTLRAAVTGLPAYVPGRRSLGADVATLASNESHYEPLPAAITAVAEAAGRMNRYPDMAAVELRERIARHLGVTAEEVAVGPGSVGVLQQIITGLCDAGDEVVFAWRSFEAYPILVELAGARPVRVPLDDAEGHDLDAMAAAVTGRTKVVLLCTPNNPTGVPISHHRLEAFLQSVRSDVLVVIDEAYVEYADAGSGPGSLALYRRYPNICILRTFSKAYGLAGLRVGYAVAAPAIAEGLRRTALPFAVSALGQKAAIASLDAGEEMAARVSLVKQERVRMAAALGAQDWKLQPSQGNFLWIRADEDLRGRLVEAFDAAGILVRAYQGDGVRITVADPASNNRVLQLLAAYAPVAIS, encoded by the coding sequence ATGAGCCCTGAACTACTCCTGGCCGAACCCGAGACAGCGCTGCCCACCCTGCGCGCCGCGGTGACCGGCCTCCCGGCCTACGTCCCCGGCCGCCGCAGCCTCGGTGCGGACGTCGCCACCCTCGCCAGCAACGAAAGCCACTACGAGCCCCTGCCCGCCGCCATAACCGCGGTGGCCGAAGCGGCCGGCAGGATGAACCGCTACCCGGACATGGCCGCCGTCGAACTCCGCGAACGGATCGCCCGCCACCTGGGCGTCACCGCGGAGGAGGTGGCGGTGGGGCCGGGCAGCGTGGGTGTCCTGCAGCAGATCATCACCGGACTGTGCGACGCCGGGGATGAGGTGGTGTTCGCGTGGCGTTCCTTCGAGGCGTACCCCATCCTGGTGGAGCTGGCCGGCGCCCGGCCGGTCCGCGTCCCGCTGGACGACGCCGAGGGCCACGACCTGGACGCCATGGCCGCCGCCGTCACCGGCCGCACCAAGGTGGTCCTGCTCTGCACCCCCAACAACCCCACCGGCGTGCCGATCAGCCACCACCGCCTCGAGGCCTTCCTGCAGTCCGTCCGCTCCGACGTCCTGGTGGTGATCGACGAGGCCTACGTGGAGTACGCCGACGCCGGCAGCGGCCCCGGCTCCCTGGCGCTCTACCGCCGCTACCCGAACATCTGCATCCTGCGCACCTTCTCCAAGGCCTATGGACTGGCCGGCCTCCGCGTGGGCTACGCCGTCGCGGCGCCCGCCATCGCGGAGGGACTGCGCCGGACCGCCCTGCCCTTCGCTGTGAGTGCGCTGGGCCAGAAGGCTGCCATCGCATCCTTGGACGCGGGGGAGGAGATGGCAGCGCGGGTTTCCTTGGTGAAGCAGGAGCGTGTGCGGATGGCCGCTGCGCTCGGGGCGCAGGACTGGAAGCTGCAGCCGAGCCAGGGCAACTTCCTGTGGATCCGCGCCGATGAGGACCTTCGGGGCCGGCTGGTGGAGGCATTCGATGCCGCCGGCATCCTGGTCCGGGCGTACCAGGGCGACGGCGTGCGGATCACCGTGGCCGACCCCGCCTCCAACAACCGCGTGCTCCAGCTCCTCGCAGCCTACGCGCCCGTGGCAATTTCCTGA
- a CDS encoding serine/threonine-protein kinase, which yields MNERTTVEIKGVSYTLGRQLGQGGAATVFEARSSADDNVYALKQIEKSDQSGRNERFRREIEFGMASRHDNVVRIYAQCEDDNYFYYTMDLYPKSLRKVISEESDYLVLLDYLSQLCDGLAYVHGQDVVHRDIKPENILVDGETKRLVLADFGIAHFKDSSLTQKGDLLANRNYQAPEQMAKTDARGIGKPADIFALGLVITEVFTKQNSRGARHQRIGDIYPFLSNLDLLVERMMLQDETQRITVQAARDSLNLIRKQVDLHIEEIMEELRRSDEPNSEHIPEADKVLERAGMDVLSAKYIFERATDEELSRYNQNYHCEISYSVSDELYNGCVQSLLYSMCKSKFEYEAKSTPSESDLNLVISPLKAQLQSEFEAIQRQYPLASNCIWAGLPLMAANYFRFCKDYRCKEILETARRELSITPYTGTGSLHSSLVDAPIIWIASSVRWYLKTDLFEMSPQNLQRVEFERQVSVHWDGTDPNNSDRRTLGADLSNQSGETESVRPILEELKNKWDTSYAKQGDGRYSIHFRSRDEYELFRKQALSVAASDFVFEGDVLDLLRPVDEYDDLVALIWEPTFDIPNTLAKVLAFGRYRRP from the coding sequence ATGAACGAGCGGACCACTGTGGAAATCAAGGGTGTCTCTTACACACTCGGGCGACAGCTAGGACAAGGAGGGGCTGCCACAGTCTTTGAAGCGCGTTCCTCGGCGGATGACAACGTGTACGCCCTCAAGCAAATCGAGAAGTCTGATCAATCAGGCCGCAACGAGCGATTTCGTCGGGAGATCGAGTTCGGTATGGCTTCGAGGCACGATAATGTTGTGAGAATTTACGCGCAGTGCGAGGATGATAATTACTTTTACTACACCATGGACCTGTATCCGAAGAGCCTGCGCAAAGTAATCTCGGAGGAATCGGATTATCTGGTACTTCTCGATTACCTCTCTCAGCTTTGTGACGGTCTGGCTTATGTGCATGGACAAGACGTTGTGCACCGGGACATTAAGCCCGAGAACATCCTCGTCGACGGTGAGACTAAACGATTGGTCTTGGCGGACTTCGGGATCGCTCACTTCAAAGACTCGTCTTTGACCCAAAAAGGTGATCTCCTGGCCAACCGCAACTACCAGGCGCCGGAGCAGATGGCGAAGACCGATGCCAGAGGCATCGGTAAGCCTGCGGACATCTTCGCGCTCGGACTAGTCATCACGGAAGTCTTCACCAAGCAGAACTCTCGCGGCGCTCGGCATCAGCGGATAGGCGATATATACCCGTTTCTCTCCAACCTCGACCTACTCGTCGAGAGGATGATGCTTCAGGACGAAACGCAACGCATCACGGTCCAAGCCGCACGCGACTCTCTCAACCTGATCCGCAAGCAGGTCGACTTGCACATTGAAGAAATAATGGAGGAACTGAGACGGAGCGACGAGCCAAACAGCGAACACATCCCTGAGGCAGATAAGGTCCTAGAGCGTGCTGGCATGGATGTCCTGTCTGCCAAGTACATTTTCGAACGGGCCACCGACGAGGAACTATCGCGCTACAACCAGAATTACCACTGCGAAATCAGCTACAGCGTAAGTGATGAGTTGTACAACGGATGCGTCCAGTCACTGCTGTACTCGATGTGCAAGTCGAAGTTCGAGTACGAAGCTAAGAGCACTCCGAGCGAATCCGATCTTAATTTGGTGATCTCCCCGCTTAAGGCGCAGCTTCAAAGCGAATTCGAAGCCATACAGCGCCAGTACCCGCTTGCGAGTAACTGCATCTGGGCCGGGCTGCCACTTATGGCTGCTAACTACTTCCGGTTCTGCAAGGACTACCGCTGCAAAGAAATTTTAGAAACGGCCCGTCGGGAACTGTCTATCACGCCCTACACAGGAACTGGATCACTTCATAGTAGTCTCGTGGACGCCCCCATTATCTGGATTGCCAGCAGCGTCAGGTGGTACCTCAAGACCGACCTATTCGAAATGTCCCCGCAGAACCTTCAGCGGGTCGAGTTCGAACGCCAGGTGAGCGTCCACTGGGATGGAACCGATCCGAATAACTCCGATCGAAGAACCCTTGGTGCCGATCTCTCTAATCAGTCTGGCGAGACAGAAAGTGTGCGCCCCATACTCGAGGAACTCAAGAACAAATGGGACACATCGTACGCGAAACAAGGCGACGGAAGGTACTCAATTCATTTCCGATCACGTGATGAGTACGAGTTGTTCCGCAAGCAGGCGCTTTCCGTTGCCGCCTCGGACTTTGTGTTCGAGGGCGATGTGCTCGATCTGCTGAGACCGGTAGATGAGTACGACGATCTCGTCGCACTCATCTGGGAGCCCACCTTCGATATCCCCAACACACTGGCCAAAGTCTTGGCCTTCGGACGATATAGGAGGCCCTAA
- a CDS encoding Lrp/AsnC family transcriptional regulator, producing MTIAASRTLDSLDGRIILALDKDPEASALALSRTLGVARNTVHARLARLERSGALRTFSRRLDPAALGYELMAFLSLSISQTRTGSVEDGLAAIPEVIEVHATTGDADLMAKVVARGTADLYRITNQILEIDGIQRTSTAISILELMPPRYDGLISRLSKEEARTAD from the coding sequence ATGACCATCGCTGCCTCCCGTACCCTCGATTCGCTCGACGGCAGGATCATCCTTGCCCTCGACAAGGACCCCGAAGCCAGCGCCCTGGCACTCTCCCGGACACTCGGCGTCGCACGCAACACCGTCCACGCCCGGCTGGCACGGCTGGAACGCAGCGGCGCGCTCCGCACCTTCAGCCGCAGGCTTGACCCCGCCGCGCTCGGCTACGAGCTGATGGCCTTCCTCTCCCTGTCGATCAGCCAGACCCGGACGGGCTCGGTGGAGGACGGGCTCGCCGCCATCCCGGAGGTCATCGAGGTGCACGCCACCACCGGCGACGCGGACCTCATGGCCAAGGTGGTGGCCCGCGGCACCGCCGACCTCTACCGCATCACCAACCAGATCCTGGAAATCGACGGGATCCAGCGGACCAGCACCGCCATCTCCATCCTGGAACTCATGCCGCCCCGGTACGACGGGCTCATCAGCCGGTTGTCGAAGGAGGAAGCCCGCACGGCGGACTAA
- a CDS encoding DUF3427 domain-containing protein: MPEGLYELLNTDLLGERLGHEAELQPRFADLEDADTPEILSRHVADAVRQALAVAKPADRVGLANRLLQELNIVDRIIPGPSQLQSLHRTDALKRRRLRRPTTRLSDSTLLTNSKDEPNLAAELRAEIESADTVDLLCAFVRWTGIRLLEPALEQLRDRGVKLRVITTTYMGATERRAIDELVNRYGAEVKISYETQATRLHAKAWLFRRNTGFDTAYVGSSNLSQAALLDGLEWNVRLSSVATPALLRKFEITFDSYWEQRAFQSYDPERDGERLDAALERNGGRRTAAPDAATGLEVQPFLHQEEMLEDLEAERVKGFNLNLLVAATGTGKTVIAALDYKRLCEAAGRDLKLLFVAHRQEILKQAMRTYRDVMQDGAFGELYVGEHKPQEWKHIFASVQSLSSLGIEQLEPDFFDVVVIDEFHHAMAPTYRRLLDHLEPQQLVGLTATPERGDGVDVAEQFFDGRTASELRLWDALDADLLVPFHYFGVSDDVDLSQLEWKRGNYDTTQLSALYTGNDARAAKVIRELRDKVTTTSHMRAIGFCVSVQHAHYMAEVFNRAGIASVAVDGTTDNADREEALRRLGKREINCIFAVDLFNEGLDLPQVDTILLLRPTQSATVFLQQLGRGLRRAEGKAVLTVLDFIGQQRREFRFDLRYRALTGYGRKELEKAVEDEFPYLPSGSQIVLDRVAQKVVLDNIKAQLRFNRAQLVQDIASYAETELQAYLERSGNEVKTVYRSTRDSWTGYLRQAGLIEGLSPLETVLRGKLEELSDAEEKKLLGRMAALIHVDDPERAAAYSMLVAPDAPRYAELGIREQAFARMLFYTLWDDGGGFKTYDDGLDHLRGYQFVCREIRQVVKLGVAASKHAAKSLGAGLQHIPLLSHATYRREEVLAALQYGSLEQGKNVQHREGVAWCPATSTDAFFVTLNKDDKKHSATTMYKDYAISPELFHWESQNATSPASPTGRRYLDRLKHESHILLFTRDTADDETGLTVPYACLGPVDYVQHSGAKPIAITWKLHRPMPADVFATAAAVAQ; the protein is encoded by the coding sequence CTGCCCGAGGGGTTGTACGAACTGCTGAACACGGACCTACTTGGCGAGCGACTGGGTCACGAAGCAGAACTGCAGCCGAGGTTCGCAGACTTAGAAGACGCAGACACCCCGGAAATCCTTTCCCGCCACGTAGCCGATGCCGTACGGCAAGCCCTCGCCGTAGCCAAACCAGCAGACAGAGTCGGCCTGGCGAACCGGCTCCTCCAGGAACTGAACATCGTGGACCGAATCATACCCGGGCCCAGTCAGCTCCAGTCGCTCCACCGTACGGACGCCCTCAAGCGCCGTCGGCTACGTCGGCCTACAACAAGGCTGAGCGATTCCACCCTGCTCACCAACAGCAAGGACGAGCCGAATCTCGCCGCGGAGCTCCGGGCCGAGATCGAGTCCGCCGACACCGTGGACCTCCTCTGTGCCTTTGTCCGCTGGACCGGGATCAGACTCCTCGAGCCGGCACTCGAGCAACTCAGAGACCGCGGCGTGAAACTTCGCGTCATCACCACCACCTACATGGGCGCCACCGAGCGCCGAGCCATCGATGAGCTCGTCAACCGGTACGGGGCCGAGGTGAAGATCAGCTACGAAACCCAGGCAACAAGGTTGCACGCCAAGGCCTGGCTGTTCCGCCGGAACACCGGTTTCGACACGGCCTACGTCGGCAGCTCCAATCTGAGCCAGGCTGCCCTCCTCGATGGGCTGGAGTGGAACGTCCGGCTCAGCTCTGTCGCAACCCCGGCACTCCTACGGAAGTTCGAGATTACCTTCGACAGCTACTGGGAGCAGCGGGCCTTCCAAAGCTACGACCCAGAGCGTGACGGCGAGAGGCTGGACGCTGCCCTGGAACGCAACGGCGGCCGACGCACCGCGGCGCCGGATGCCGCCACCGGCCTCGAAGTTCAGCCGTTCCTCCACCAGGAGGAGATGCTGGAGGACCTGGAAGCGGAGCGCGTCAAGGGTTTCAACCTCAACCTCCTGGTCGCAGCCACCGGAACCGGCAAGACAGTTATCGCGGCCCTGGATTACAAGCGGCTGTGCGAGGCTGCCGGCCGCGATCTGAAGCTGCTCTTCGTCGCCCACCGACAGGAAATCCTGAAACAAGCGATGCGCACCTACCGCGATGTCATGCAGGACGGCGCCTTCGGTGAGCTCTACGTGGGGGAGCACAAGCCGCAAGAGTGGAAGCACATCTTCGCGTCCGTCCAGTCGCTGTCTTCCCTCGGCATCGAGCAGCTGGAGCCCGACTTCTTCGACGTCGTCGTCATCGATGAGTTCCACCACGCGATGGCGCCCACGTACCGCCGCTTGCTGGATCATCTGGAACCGCAGCAGCTCGTCGGACTGACGGCGACTCCGGAACGCGGCGATGGAGTCGACGTCGCCGAACAGTTTTTCGACGGCCGTACGGCCAGTGAGCTTAGGCTCTGGGACGCTCTGGACGCTGATCTGCTGGTGCCGTTCCACTACTTCGGCGTCTCCGATGACGTCGACCTGAGCCAGTTGGAGTGGAAGCGCGGCAACTACGACACCACGCAGCTGAGCGCCCTCTATACGGGCAATGACGCCCGCGCCGCCAAGGTGATCCGGGAACTCAGGGACAAGGTCACCACCACCAGCCATATGCGGGCCATCGGCTTCTGCGTCTCGGTGCAGCACGCCCACTACATGGCCGAGGTATTCAACCGGGCCGGCATCGCCTCCGTTGCCGTCGATGGGACCACTGACAATGCTGACCGCGAGGAAGCCCTCAGGCGCCTGGGCAAGCGGGAGATCAACTGCATCTTCGCCGTCGACCTTTTCAACGAAGGCCTGGACCTGCCGCAGGTGGACACTATCCTGCTGCTCCGGCCCACGCAGAGCGCGACGGTCTTCCTCCAGCAGCTGGGGCGCGGGCTGCGCCGAGCCGAGGGCAAGGCGGTGCTGACGGTCCTGGACTTCATCGGCCAGCAGCGCCGTGAGTTCCGCTTTGACCTGCGCTACCGGGCTCTGACCGGCTACGGGCGCAAGGAGCTGGAGAAGGCTGTCGAGGACGAATTCCCGTACCTGCCGTCGGGCTCGCAGATCGTGCTGGACCGGGTGGCGCAGAAGGTGGTGCTGGACAACATCAAGGCACAGCTCCGGTTCAACCGGGCACAGCTGGTCCAGGACATCGCCTCGTACGCCGAGACCGAACTGCAGGCCTATCTGGAGCGGTCGGGGAATGAGGTGAAGACGGTCTACCGGTCCACCAGGGACTCGTGGACCGGTTACCTCCGGCAGGCAGGACTGATCGAGGGGCTTTCACCCCTGGAGACCGTGTTGCGCGGGAAGCTCGAGGAGCTGTCGGATGCGGAGGAAAAGAAGCTGCTGGGCCGCATGGCCGCGCTGATTCACGTGGACGATCCGGAACGTGCTGCCGCCTATTCCATGCTGGTCGCTCCCGACGCGCCCCGCTACGCGGAGCTCGGCATCCGCGAGCAGGCTTTTGCACGCATGCTTTTTTACACGCTGTGGGATGACGGCGGTGGATTCAAAACGTACGACGACGGCCTGGACCACCTGCGCGGCTACCAGTTTGTGTGCCGCGAGATTCGCCAGGTGGTGAAGCTGGGAGTGGCCGCATCAAAGCACGCAGCGAAGAGCCTAGGCGCAGGCCTGCAGCACATCCCGCTGCTGTCGCATGCCACCTACCGGCGCGAGGAGGTTCTGGCTGCATTGCAATACGGTTCGCTGGAGCAGGGAAAGAACGTGCAGCACCGTGAGGGCGTTGCATGGTGTCCTGCAACTTCCACCGATGCCTTTTTTGTCACCCTGAACAAGGACGACAAGAAGCACTCGGCGACCACGATGTACAAGGACTATGCCATCAGCCCGGAACTGTTTCATTGGGAATCGCAGAACGCGACGTCACCGGCGAGTCCAACTGGCCGGCGGTACCTGGACCGACTAAAGCACGAATCTCATATCCTTCTCTTCACCCGGGACACTGCCGATGACGAGACCGGCCTGACCGTTCCCTATGCGTGCCTTGGCCCGGTTGATTACGTCCAGCACTCAGGTGCGAAGCCGATTGCGATCACATGGAAACTGCACCGGCCGATGCCGGCGGATGTGTTTGCGACGGCGGCGGCGGTCGCCCAATGA
- a CDS encoding type IV secretory system conjugative DNA transfer family protein yields MGGWGSGAWRAAGVIGHGVDRVSGAIAAAAAANGVRPGRHARRSGVLGPDDPPPSGARNTYWDFRYVLLPKQVRALAQGTFPLGTVVHPQRRGSEFPVYLEWGNFEKHTAIIGPPGSGKSRFLIAPWIVQATIHGLTTINVDTKGDLAETIRDAKRELGALGSFRVRRWDIGAPQKSRSWNPIREVRSAQDAAQVAQALLGPVDPGSTHRFFEERDHRWLRGLLRMLAAQPAAPHPRELYRMAVSQLYLKQHVAAAGSRANDVLDMAQLPAADYPAATAGLTNRLSWLADPTFEDMLAGTGPNAITVDEILTSGGIFIIGARMALGELAWAASSMLISLLKLRVMERFGQMAAPILWTLDEAARYGEQINLQEMLDVMRGAGSSICIAVQDVQHLGDPHKAAATLASCDTLITLKGVSPTTANMLGDRLGNVSAPVLSHSAGPNGAWQPTVSHQMQPMLGPGEIMNLPMTRRGATVHLRSASAAPFIIDLEP; encoded by the coding sequence GTGGGAGGTTGGGGGTCCGGCGCTTGGCGTGCCGCCGGAGTGATTGGGCACGGCGTGGACCGTGTAAGCGGTGCAATTGCTGCCGCAGCCGCAGCGAATGGGGTCCGGCCCGGGCGACACGCTCGCCGTAGCGGAGTGCTTGGCCCGGACGATCCGCCACCATCCGGGGCTCGAAACACGTATTGGGACTTCCGGTACGTGCTTCTTCCTAAGCAGGTCCGCGCACTGGCGCAGGGGACGTTCCCGCTAGGAACGGTCGTGCATCCACAGCGGCGGGGCTCCGAGTTCCCGGTCTACTTGGAGTGGGGCAACTTCGAGAAACACACCGCAATCATCGGTCCGCCGGGGTCCGGCAAGTCTCGATTTCTGATCGCTCCCTGGATCGTACAAGCCACCATTCATGGCTTGACCACAATCAATGTCGATACTAAGGGAGACCTTGCAGAGACGATTCGAGACGCCAAAAGGGAACTTGGGGCTCTAGGATCGTTCCGCGTCAGGCGCTGGGACATAGGGGCTCCCCAGAAATCCAGGTCATGGAACCCAATCCGTGAGGTGCGATCCGCGCAGGACGCCGCGCAGGTTGCGCAGGCGCTTCTCGGGCCAGTGGACCCCGGCAGTACCCACCGTTTTTTTGAAGAGCGGGACCACAGGTGGCTACGTGGCCTGCTTCGAATGCTTGCTGCTCAACCCGCAGCTCCGCACCCCAGAGAGCTATACCGGATGGCAGTGAGCCAGCTCTATCTCAAGCAGCACGTCGCAGCCGCAGGGAGCCGGGCGAATGATGTGTTGGACATGGCACAGCTCCCAGCAGCCGACTATCCTGCTGCCACCGCGGGGCTCACGAATCGTCTGTCATGGTTGGCGGACCCAACGTTCGAGGACATGCTCGCCGGGACCGGACCAAACGCGATCACTGTCGACGAGATACTCACGAGTGGCGGAATCTTCATCATTGGCGCGCGTATGGCTTTAGGAGAACTCGCATGGGCAGCTTCATCAATGTTGATTTCGCTTCTGAAGTTGCGCGTCATGGAACGCTTTGGACAAATGGCCGCTCCGATCCTCTGGACTCTGGACGAGGCCGCCCGGTACGGAGAGCAGATCAACCTTCAGGAGATGCTCGACGTCATGCGCGGGGCGGGGTCCTCTATCTGCATCGCTGTCCAAGATGTCCAGCACCTGGGTGACCCGCACAAAGCTGCGGCCACACTGGCGAGCTGCGATACGTTGATAACCCTCAAGGGTGTCTCTCCAACGACAGCAAATATGCTGGGGGATCGTCTCGGCAATGTGTCCGCCCCAGTCCTCTCCCACTCCGCCGGACCCAACGGCGCATGGCAGCCGACCGTGTCACACCAGATGCAGCCGATGTTGGGACCAGGTGAAATTATGAACCTGCCGATGACACGACGAGGTGCAACTGTACACTTACGCTCAGCCAGCGCCGCACCCTTCATTATCGATCTGGAGCCCTGA
- a CDS encoding amino acid permease: MEPQTTTSARALGSALKPRQLTMMGLGSAIGAGLFIGSGAGIQAAGPAVLISYLVAGTLIILVMWALGEMAAANPDSGAFSVYTAKAYGPVAGATVGWLWWIQLVVVIAAEALGAAGLLATIFPALPVWLMAFVFIVVLTAVNLTSVKNFGEFEFWFALLKVAAIVGFLLVGFALLFGLVPGVQSPGLSNFRGEGFAVNGFGGIATALFVVAFAFGGTEIVSVAAAETAEPARSVKKAVRTVLWRILVFYIGAIFVIAAVVPVGSAGLKSPFAAVLDAAGMPGAATAITLVAVAALLSALNANLYGASRMAFSLAERGEAPRWLASVSNARVPVVAVLSSVAFGVVTVVLELAFPEKVLPVLLNIVGSTCLLVWTSALLAQLALRLRADREGTELPLRMPGFPWLTSLGLLILAAIFTVGFIGEDSRPQLLSTFGLVALLAVGCWMNHRSGKPAGQVEAIDGDKHPVLID; the protein is encoded by the coding sequence ATGGAACCCCAGACAACGACGTCTGCCCGCGCCCTCGGCTCGGCCCTCAAACCACGGCAGCTGACCATGATGGGCCTGGGCAGCGCCATCGGCGCAGGCTTGTTCATCGGCTCCGGCGCGGGCATCCAGGCCGCCGGCCCCGCGGTGCTGATCTCCTACCTCGTGGCCGGCACCCTGATCATCCTGGTGATGTGGGCGCTCGGTGAGATGGCCGCCGCGAACCCGGACAGCGGCGCCTTCTCCGTCTACACCGCCAAGGCCTATGGACCGGTGGCCGGCGCCACGGTCGGCTGGCTATGGTGGATCCAGCTGGTGGTGGTAATCGCCGCCGAGGCGCTGGGTGCGGCCGGCCTGCTGGCCACCATCTTCCCGGCCCTGCCGGTGTGGCTGATGGCCTTCGTGTTCATCGTGGTGCTCACCGCCGTGAACCTGACCAGCGTGAAGAACTTCGGCGAGTTCGAGTTCTGGTTCGCCCTGCTCAAGGTGGCGGCGATCGTCGGGTTCCTGCTGGTGGGCTTTGCGCTGCTTTTTGGCTTGGTGCCGGGCGTGCAGTCGCCTGGCCTGTCTAATTTCAGGGGGGAGGGCTTCGCGGTCAACGGGTTTGGCGGGATTGCGACGGCGCTGTTCGTGGTGGCGTTCGCGTTCGGCGGTACCGAGATCGTTTCCGTCGCTGCAGCCGAGACCGCCGAGCCGGCCCGCAGCGTGAAGAAGGCCGTCCGCACGGTGCTGTGGCGCATCCTGGTGTTCTACATCGGTGCGATCTTCGTGATCGCGGCCGTGGTACCCGTGGGATCGGCTGGGCTGAAGAGCCCGTTCGCCGCGGTACTGGACGCCGCCGGCATGCCGGGCGCTGCCACCGCCATCACCCTGGTTGCCGTCGCGGCCCTGCTGTCCGCGCTCAACGCCAACCTGTACGGTGCCTCGCGCATGGCGTTCTCCCTGGCCGAACGCGGTGAAGCGCCCCGGTGGCTCGCTTCCGTCTCCAACGCCCGGGTTCCGGTGGTGGCAGTCCTGTCGAGTGTCGCCTTCGGCGTGGTCACGGTGGTGCTGGAGCTGGCCTTCCCGGAGAAGGTCCTTCCCGTCCTGCTGAATATTGTTGGCTCCACCTGCCTGCTGGTGTGGACGTCGGCGCTCCTGGCCCAGCTGGCGCTGCGGCTCCGCGCCGACCGCGAGGGAACTGAGCTTCCGCTGCGGATGCCCGGCTTCCCGTGGCTCACGTCCCTCGGCCTGCTCATCCTCGCGGCGATCTTCACGGTGGGCTTCATCGGCGAGGATTCGCGTCCGCAGCTTCTGAGCACCTTCGGGCTTGTGGCGCTGCTGGCGGTGGGGTGCTGGATGAACCACCGGTCTGGCAAACCGGCCGGCCAGGTTGAAGCGATCGACGGTGACAAGCACCCGGTTCTCATCGACTGA
- a CDS encoding FCD domain-containing protein has product MGTASCLDTAVEVYHETLAELYDYFIPYPIEKLHRSNHDHIALVSALRARNVEEAVEVSRKHVDILHRTMFMGLADGKPSVSD; this is encoded by the coding sequence GTGGGTACGGCGTCGTGTCTGGACACCGCCGTCGAGGTTTACCACGAGACCCTCGCCGAGCTGTACGACTACTTCATCCCCTACCCCATCGAGAAGCTGCACAGATCCAACCACGATCACATCGCCCTCGTGTCCGCCCTGCGAGCCCGCAACGTGGAAGAGGCGGTGGAAGTCTCCCGGAAGCACGTGGACATCCTGCATCGGACGATGTTTATGGGGCTCGCGGACGGCAAACCTTCGGTGTCGGACTGA